In Pelosinus sp. UFO1, one genomic interval encodes:
- a CDS encoding class I SAM-dependent methyltransferase, which translates to MTIMEGERMYLLYSIVIIILFLIIWFAWKFTSRKKNVPCPSWLYRAVELENPFARSSQSKSIISGLDVEEGMTILDIGCGPGRISIPLAKAVGEQGKIILVDIQQEMLDIVKRKALKENMHNIIVVNIPMGEGRLKDYKADRAVLAAVLGEIPNRIIALKEIYNSLKPGGILAISETMFDPHYQRKQTILDLVKSIGFAEVGFTGNKLAYTIYLKR; encoded by the coding sequence ATGACTATTATGGAAGGTGAAAGAATGTATCTATTATATTCAATCGTAATAATTATTTTGTTTCTTATCATTTGGTTTGCTTGGAAATTTACCTCCAGGAAGAAAAATGTTCCGTGTCCGTCATGGCTTTATCGGGCAGTTGAACTAGAAAACCCTTTTGCTAGAAGCAGTCAATCGAAAAGTATTATTTCCGGGCTTGATGTTGAAGAAGGAATGACGATACTCGATATCGGATGTGGCCCAGGCCGAATAAGTATACCCTTGGCAAAGGCAGTTGGTGAACAAGGGAAGATTATTTTAGTTGATATTCAACAAGAGATGCTAGATATAGTTAAAAGAAAAGCCCTAAAGGAGAATATGCATAATATTATTGTTGTGAATATTCCAATGGGAGAAGGAAGGCTTAAAGACTATAAAGCAGATAGGGCAGTCTTGGCTGCAGTTCTTGGTGAGATACCAAACAGAATTATTGCTCTTAAGGAAATATATAACTCATTAAAGCCAGGTGGAATACTTGCAATTTCGGAAACTATGTTTGACCCCCATTATCAAAGAAAGCAAACTATATTAGATTTAGTTAAATCGATAGGTTTTGCTGAAGTCGGTTTTACTGGGAATAAGTTGGCATATACAATATACTTAAAAAGATAA